One genomic region from Asterias amurensis chromosome 7, ASM3211899v1 encodes:
- the LOC139940022 gene encoding uncharacterized protein yields the protein MGNRCCKLLSDKEDDTEQQAYRDTTESTTSVRQYSREQQRGPIKSEQARSNYLREKLKDREGERKPLLSTTNERVSQPNRVDGIVDPRQAAHLRGEKLREAEQATDDMNKAAGNWAKAAAMLQKL from the exons ATGGGTAACCGTTGCTGCAAATTGCTGAGCGACAAGGAAGACGACACCGAACAGCAGGCCTACCGTG ACACGACAGAGTCAACCACTTCAGTACGACAGTACAGTAGAG AACAGCAGCGTGGACCAATCAAATCCGAACAAGCACGCAGTAATTATCTCAGAG AAAAACTTAAGGATAGGGAGGGTGAGCGGAAACCGTTACTGTCTACGACCAACGAAAGAGTCAGTCAGCCAAACAGAGTGGATGGGATTGTGGATCCTCGGCAG GCAGCTCATCTGAGAGGAGAAAAGTTACGTGAAGCAGAACAAGCGACCGACGATATGAACAAAGCTGCAGGAAATTGGGCAAAGGCAGCCGCCATGTTGCAGAAGTTATGA